In Deinococcus aquiradiocola, the sequence CAGCAATCACCGCTACCACACGCACGACTACTATCAGGTGGACCCCATGCTCGGCGGGAACGCCGCCCTGCGCGAACTGATCGACGCGGCGCACGCGCGCGGCATCCGGGTCGTGCTGGACGGCGTGTTCAACCACGCCTCGCGCGGCTTCTTCCAGTTCTCGGACCTGCTGGAACAGGGGGAGGACAGCGCGTACCTCGACTGGTTCCACGCCGGGCCGTTCCCGCTCTCCCCGTACGACGACGCCCGGCCCGCCAACTACGAGGCGTGGTGGGGCAACCGCGCCCTCCCGAAATTCAACACGGACACGCTGGCGGTCCGGGAGTTCCTGTGGGACGTCGCGGAGTTCTGGATGCGCTTCGGGATCGACGGGTGGCGCCTCGACGTGCCGAACGAGATCGACGACGACAGCTTCTGGCAGGAGTTCCGCCGCCGCGTCAAGGCCATCAACCCCGACGCGTACATCGTGGGGGAGATCTGGGGCGACGCGCACCGCTGGCTGCAGGGCGACCAGTTCGACGCCGTCATGAACTACCCGTTCACGCGGCCCTGCCTCGCGCACTTCGGGGCGCGCACCCTCGACCACAGCATGAACGAGGTGAGCGGCACCGGCCACGTGGACCCCATGACGACCGAGGCCTTCGCGGCCCGCATGACCGAGGTCGCGTCCACGTACCCGCTGGAGATCGTGCAGGCGCAACTGAACCTGCTCGACAGCCACGACACCGCCCGCTACCTGAGTGCCGTGGGCGGCGACGCGACCGCGCACCGGCTCGCGCTGGCCTTCCAGCTCACGTACGTCGGCGCGCCCTGCCTGTACTACGGGGACGAGATCGGCCTGCCGGGCGGCCCGGACCCCGACTGCCGCCGCGCCTTCCCGTGGGACGACGAGGGCAGCTGGGACATGGACACCCTGACGCTGGTGCGGCAGCTCACGGCCGCGCGGCACGCCTGCCCGGCCCTGCAGCGCGGCACGTTCGAGGTGCTGCACGCGCAGAACGACCTGCTGCTGTACGCCCGCACGCACCTCGGTTCGGCCGCGTACGTCGTCATGAACACCGCCACGCGCGCGCAGGTCGCGTCCCTGTCCGCGCTGCCCGCCGGCACGTACCGCGACGCCGTGAGCGGGCGTACGGTGCAGGTCGCGTCCGGCGCGGTGCTGGACGTGCCGGGCCGCACGCCCGTCGTCCTCATCCGCGACTGAGGCGCGACAGAAAAGGGGGGAAGGCTGGCGCTGGCCTTCCCCCTGTACTGTTGTCTCGGCCATGGTCCAGCCGTGCCGTCAGTGGTCTTCCTTGCGCAGCGCGGGGATGCGCAGGCCGCCCTTGCCGTCCCAGCCCTTGAAGGCGTAGAAGCGGCCCGGCTGGCCCGTCCGGAGGTAGTCGCTGAGCGGTTCGCGCATGGGCGGCGTCTCCAGTTTCAGCACCGCTTCCTCTGGCGTGAAGAAGCTGGCGGACACGATGAAGCCGTCCGGGTCGGCCGGGTTGAGCAGGCCCTCCCACGTCGCCTCGAACACGATGGCGATGGCGCGCTCGCCGCGCCGTTCGTCCTCGATGTGCACCATGTACGCGAGGTGCTTGATGCCCGTGAGCTTCAGGCCCGTCTCCTCGACGATCTCGCGGTACAGGCCCTCCGGGGCGACCTCGCCGGACTCCACCACGCCGCCCGGCAGCGTGAAGCG encodes:
- a CDS encoding glycoside hydrolase family 13 protein, which translates into the protein MDIRTPDWVKDAVFYQIFPDRFARSTRVPKATHLQDWGDAPTFHRYQGGDLLGVVERLDHIASLGVNAIYFCPVFQSASNHRYHTHDYYQVDPMLGGNAALRELIDAAHARGIRVVLDGVFNHASRGFFQFSDLLEQGEDSAYLDWFHAGPFPLSPYDDARPANYEAWWGNRALPKFNTDTLAVREFLWDVAEFWMRFGIDGWRLDVPNEIDDDSFWQEFRRRVKAINPDAYIVGEIWGDAHRWLQGDQFDAVMNYPFTRPCLAHFGARTLDHSMNEVSGTGHVDPMTTEAFAARMTEVASTYPLEIVQAQLNLLDSHDTARYLSAVGGDATAHRLALAFQLTYVGAPCLYYGDEIGLPGGPDPDCRRAFPWDDEGSWDMDTLTLVRQLTAARHACPALQRGTFEVLHAQNDLLLYARTHLGSAAYVVMNTATRAQVASLSALPAGTYRDAVSGRTVQVASGAVLDVPGRTPVVLIRD
- a CDS encoding NUDIX hydrolase, with the translated sequence MPRRDLLVTAAILRDRQGRVLLVGNDWQGLGRVRFTLPGGVVESGEVAPEGLYREIVEETGLKLTGIKHLAYMVHIEDERRGERAIAIVFEATWEGLLNPADPDGFIVSASFFTPEEAVLKLETPPMREPLSDYLRTGQPGRFYAFKGWDGKGGLRIPALRKEDH